CGAGGTCGTGCACGGCAAGGGCTCCCTGCTGCGCAAGATGCCGGGCGACCGCTGGAAGCAGTTCGCCGGCGTACGGTCCTTCCTCGCCTACCAGTGGGCGCACCCGGGCAAGCAGCTGCTCTTCATGGGTAGCGAGTTCGCGCAGGACAACGAGTGGGCCGAGGCCGGCGAGCTGGACTGGTGGCTGCTCGACCAGGCCGAGCACCGCGGCGTGCTGGACCTCGTGGGTGACCTCAACCGCCGGTACGCCGGCACCCCCGCCCTCTGGACCCAGGACGCCGTCGGCCACGGGTTCACCTGGCTGGCGGCGGGCGACGCAAGCAGCAACGTGATCGCGTTCGTCCGCTGGGGCACCGGCGGCGAGGCGCTGGTCTGCATCTGCAACTTCTCCGGCCGCCCGCACGAGCAGTACCGCGTGCCGCTCCCCTTCGCCGGAGTCTGGGACGAGGTGCTCAACACCGACGCCGAGACGTACGGCGGCTCCGGCGTCGGCAACCTCGGCAGCGTCACCGCCGTTGACCAGCCGTACGGCGACCAGCCCGCGAGCGCGACGCTGCGACTGCCTCCGCTGGGAACGCTCTGGCTCGCACCGCACTAGATTTCTCTGACTTTCTTCTCAGATCCCTTGTTTCTAGGGCAAAACTGTCGGTTCGCCTCCCTAGCGTTGCTGTCATGACCTCGACGACCGATCTTGCTGCCAGTGCGGTGCTGGTCGCGGTGCAGCGGAGCAGGGCGGCGGCCAACCAGGCTGATGTCGAAGTGCTGCTCGGTGCGGTCGAGTGGTGCCGGCTCCACGAGGTCAGTGATGCGGCGGAGGCGGCGGGCTGGCGGGAGGCTCCGGTGCTCCTCGGAGGCGAAGGGTCCCCCTACGTCGCGGAGTTCTGCGTTGCTGAGTTCGGTGCCGCGATCGGCGGCACCACCGACTCGGGCCGCAGCCTGCTGGCCCAGGCTCTCGAGCTCAAGCACCGACTGCCGTTGACCTGGTCGCGGGTCCTGGACGGCACCCTGCTGGCGTGGAAGGCCCGGCGGATCGCGGAACAGACCGTCGCGCTCTCCCCTGTGGCAGCCACCTACGTCGACGCGCAGGTCGCCCCGTTCGCCCACAAGATCGGACCAGCCGCCATCGAGCGTCTGATCGACGAGGCGGTGCTGCGCTTCATGCCGGCGCTCGCCGCCGAGATCGCGGAGCAGGCAGCCGAGGGGCGCCACGTCGAGGTGATCCACGACCACCGCACCGGTTCGGGGATGTCCTCAATCCTAGCCACCGTCGACACCGCCGACGCGCTCGACCTCGACAACGCCCTCAGCATCGGCGCTGAAGCGATCAAGGCTGGTGGGTCCGAGGACAGCCTCAACGTCCGTCGGGCCCAGGCGCTTGGAGAACTCGCCCGCGGCCAACAGGCGCTCGTCCTGGCCGCGGACGGCGAACCAGTCGCGCCCGCTTGCCCTCGCGACATGACCCTCTACGTCCACCTCCGGCCCGAGGAAGCCCTGGTCCACCTGGAGAACGCCGGCTGCCAGGTCCTGACCAAGGACCAGCTCACCCGATGGATCAACACCGGCGACGCCAAGGTCGTCATCAAGCCGGTCATCGACCTCAACCAGACCCACAGCACCACCGCCTACACGATCCCCGACAGGATCCGCGAACAGGTGATCCTGCGCGACCGGACCTGCATCTTCCCGCACTGCAACCGGTCCGCCAGACGCTGCGACCTCGACCACATCGAGCCCTACGACCAGGGCGGGACCACCTCCACCGGAAACCTCGCACCGCTCTGCCGACGACATCACCGCTACAAGACCCACGGCCGCTGGAGCTACACGATGGTCGAACCAGGCGTCTACCTGTGGAGATCACCACTGGGCCGGACCTACCTCCGCGACCGCCACGGCACCGAAGACCTCACGCCCAAAACCGTCGACCCACCAGACACCCCACCCGACGACTAGCCCGAACCGGACACCCCCCCCAGGTGCCCGGCCACCGGTGCGTGCCGGCGGCCGACCTTCGAGACAATCGCCTAACTGGCGATCCCTTGGGCGACGTGCCATCGCCACAGTTTCTCCAGATCGTCGACCCACGCTCCAGGCGCTCCCTCGTGCACGACGTGAACCCGTGAACGCGTCTCGGCGTCGACCTGCCCGGACTTGGTGATCGTCAGGGTGACGACTCCCTCCTGATCGAGCAACAGCGGCAGCACGTCGATCGTGCCGTCCCCTGGGAGGACCCAGTTCCAGCGCTTCACGATGCGACGAGGCTTGTCGGCCGCGACCAGGCTGGTTCGAACCCAGCCCGCCACCTCGTACGTCGTCGGGTCGCCGGGAATGGTGGCATCGCTGTAGTCGAACTCGGAGTCATCTCCCATTCCTCCCGTGCACGGCGGCCAACCGTGGACGTAGCGCAACGCGTTGAACACCTTCGTAGGGGTTCCAGGCACTTCGAGCTCGAACTCGATCCTGCCGGCCCCGCCTGGGATCTCACGACTGCCCGGCTCGCCGCGCACGTCCCGAATGATCGCCCACGCTGCCGCGAGCCCTGCTTCCTCCTCCGGAAGAACGTCGATCAGCGGTGGCGAGACAATCTCCCGGGCGTGCTGGCTGGTCTCGCGAAACGAAACGACGGGGTCGCCCCCTCGATCGCGAACCCGTGGTGGTCAGACCCGAGCTCGCATGACATCTCTCGCAGCACCATGCCGGCGAATATAGGCTCCGACTAGGCTGACCGCGTGTCCGCTGAACTCACTCCCGTCTCCCCCGGGGTCGTCCGCCTGAGCTGGAGTGCCGAGCTCCAGGCCCAGGGCCTCGGACCGTCGGTCGAGGCCGTGCGCGTGGCGCTGGTCGACGGGTTCACCTCGGGCAACCACCGCATCGAGACGCACGTCGACCCCGAGGACGAGGACGCCCAGCGGATCGCGACCTTCTCCGGCCTGATGCGCGAGGGCGTGGCCCGCAGCGTCGTCGACGGTGCTGACCGGATCGTCTACGCCCGTCTGGCCGACGACACCCCGGTCGACGACCCGGCCGGCTTCCGACGCCTTCTGAACTCGTTCCTGCCGCGCAAGCGGGCGATCAGCCAGATGCTCATCCGCGCCTCGGGCGACCGGGTGCTGCTGTGCCAGCTCACCTACAAGAAGGACTGGGACCTGCCCGGCGGCGTCGTCGAGGTCGGTGAGTCCCCGATGCTCGCCGTCGGTCGCGAGGTCGAGGAGGAGCTCGCGCTCACCATCCCCCCGGGTCGCCTGGTGCTCACCGACTGGTTGCCCGCCTGGGGCGGCTGGGACGACGCTGTCTGCCTGGTCTTCGACGGCGGCGTGCACGAGGACACGATCGTCGAGCAGATCGTCCGCCAGAAGCGCGAGATCAGGTCAGCGAAGTTCTGCACGATCGAGGAGGTTCACGAGCTCTGCGCCGACTTCACCGCGCGCCGCGTTGTCTCCGCGATGATCAACGTCTCCGACTCCCCCGGTGCGCCGTACACCGAGAGCGGTCGCTCCTGAGCGAGCCGCCGAGGCTCTCGTCGTCACCAGCACACCGACCAGCACGACGAGCCCACCGACCAGCTCAGCCGCGTTGGGGACCTGGTCCAGCAGCACCCAGGCGCTGACCATCGCGACGGGCGGGGCGATCAGCACGAACGGCACGACCGAGTGCGCCGGGTACTGGGCGAGCAGCCCGTTGAAGATCGAGTAGCCGACCAGCGAGGCCAGCCCGGCGGTGTAGAGCGTGGACAGGACCGCGTGGGCGCTCAGCCCCGTCAGCGCACTACCGACCGTGGACGGGCCGTCCACGACCAGGCTCACCAGCGCCAGCGGGACCGGCACGACCAGCGATGACCAGACCGCCATCGAGAGGCCGGACTTCACGCCCGAGCGCCGCGACACCACGTTCCCGAAGCCCCAGCTCAGCGCACCGGCCAAGCAGAGCAGCAACGCGAACGCCGGGATGTGACCACCGCGGCCGACACCGACGACGACCAAGCCCGCCGCGCCGACCAGCACGCCGAGCAGCTGGCGCGAGGACGGGCGCTCTCCGATCCAGACAGCGGCGATCAGCACGGTGAACAGCACCTGGGCCTGGAGTACGAGCGCGGCGAGCCCGGGAGGCATGCCCGCATCCATCGACGAGTACAGGAGCCCGAACTGACCCAACGACATGAACAGCCCGACACCGAGGATCGTGTGCCACGGTGCGTCCGGCTTCGGGACGAAGAAGACGGCAGGAACGATGACGGCCGCGAAGCGCAGCGCCACGAACAGCAGCGGCGGCATGCCGTCGTCCATCCCCCACGCGATCACCACGAAGTTGAAGCCCCAGATGGTCGCGACCAGGACGGCGAGGGCGGCGTGACGAGGTCTCATGGGTTCCAGTCTGGGCGCCAGATCGATGAAGCACCAGCGAATACAAATCGATGGTTTCATGTAATCTCACTTCATGATTGATCTGAGCACCCTACGCGCGCTCGAGGCCGTCGACCAGTTCGGGTCCGTGGTCGCCGCCGCCGACGAGCTCGGCTTCACCCCCTCGGCGATCTCCCAGCAGATCAAGCGTCTCGAGCGGCAGACGGGCGTCGAGCTGCTCGAGCGCGTCGGTCGCGGCGTGGTGCTCAGCGGCCCCGGACGACTCCTCGTCGCTGAGGGCGCCGTCATCGCCGCACAGCTCGAACGACTGGAGAGCGACCTGCACGCGCACGCCGGGGAGGCGGTCGGCGAGTTCGACCTGCTCGGGTTCTCCACCGCCATGCGCGGCCTGATCGGCCCGGTCGTCGCCGACCTGACGACCAAGCACCCGGACCTGCGAATCCAGCTCACCGAGCTCGAGCCGTGGGATGCCGTCGAACGGGTGGCCACCGGCCAGGGCGACGTCGCACTCGTGCACCGCTGGGGCGACGTGGTGCTGCAGATCCCGGACCACCTCGAACGCCGGGTGGTGCACCACGACGAGGCCGAGGTGATCCTGCCCGCAGGCCACCGCCTGATCGGGCGCAAACACGTCACGCCCGCTGACCTGGTCGAGGAACGGTGGATCGCCACCCCCGAAGGCACCATCTGCCGGCAGTGGCTGTCCCGCATGTACGCCGGCACCGGAGGCCTCCCGCGGATCGAGCACGTCTCGATGGAGTTCGAGTCGCACCTCGCCCTGGTCGCCGCCGGACTCGGGATCGCGCTGATCCCGCGTCTCGGCCGCGGCCCATTGCCCGAGGGCACGAGCGCGGTCCGGGTGCGCGAGCCCGTGCCGTCGCGGCAGACCATCGCGATCTGGCGCCGCAGCCAGGACTCCTCCCCCGCCGTACGGGCGGTCGTGGAGGCGCTGGTCGCGGCGGGTCAGGTGAGCGTGAAGGTCCGCCCCTAGGACACCTTCAGCACGTACCCGCGCTTGATCACGGTCTTCACCAGCGGGTGCGGGGCCAGCGCCTCCCGCAGCCGCGCCACCGCGACCTCGGCCGTGTGCGGGTCCGCGGACTCCCCCGGCAGCGCGTCGAGCAACCGGTCGCGGCTGACCACCTCGCCCGGGTGCACCGCCAGCTCGCGCAGGATCGCCAGACCGTTCGGCGAGAGCGGCAGGACGGCGTGGTCCAGCGTGGCCGCGGACGCGCGCACGTGCAGCACTCCTGACGGCGTCGAGACGCTGTGC
The DNA window shown above is from Marmoricola sp. OAE513 and carries:
- a CDS encoding HNH endonuclease signature motif containing protein, which codes for MTSTTDLAASAVLVAVQRSRAAANQADVEVLLGAVEWCRLHEVSDAAEAAGWREAPVLLGGEGSPYVAEFCVAEFGAAIGGTTDSGRSLLAQALELKHRLPLTWSRVLDGTLLAWKARRIAEQTVALSPVAATYVDAQVAPFAHKIGPAAIERLIDEAVLRFMPALAAEIAEQAAEGRHVEVIHDHRTGSGMSSILATVDTADALDLDNALSIGAEAIKAGGSEDSLNVRRAQALGELARGQQALVLAADGEPVAPACPRDMTLYVHLRPEEALVHLENAGCQVLTKDQLTRWINTGDAKVVIKPVIDLNQTHSTTAYTIPDRIREQVILRDRTCIFPHCNRSARRCDLDHIEPYDQGGTTSTGNLAPLCRRHHRYKTHGRWSYTMVEPGVYLWRSPLGRTYLRDRHGTEDLTPKTVDPPDTPPDD
- a CDS encoding NUDIX hydrolase; its protein translation is MSAELTPVSPGVVRLSWSAELQAQGLGPSVEAVRVALVDGFTSGNHRIETHVDPEDEDAQRIATFSGLMREGVARSVVDGADRIVYARLADDTPVDDPAGFRRLLNSFLPRKRAISQMLIRASGDRVLLCQLTYKKDWDLPGGVVEVGESPMLAVGREVEEELALTIPPGRLVLTDWLPAWGGWDDAVCLVFDGGVHEDTIVEQIVRQKREIRSAKFCTIEEVHELCADFTARRVVSAMINVSDSPGAPYTESGRS
- a CDS encoding LysR substrate-binding domain-containing protein codes for the protein MIDLSTLRALEAVDQFGSVVAAADELGFTPSAISQQIKRLERQTGVELLERVGRGVVLSGPGRLLVAEGAVIAAQLERLESDLHAHAGEAVGEFDLLGFSTAMRGLIGPVVADLTTKHPDLRIQLTELEPWDAVERVATGQGDVALVHRWGDVVLQIPDHLERRVVHHDEAEVILPAGHRLIGRKHVTPADLVEERWIATPEGTICRQWLSRMYAGTGGLPRIEHVSMEFESHLALVAAGLGIALIPRLGRGPLPEGTSAVRVREPVPSRQTIAIWRRSQDSSPAVRAVVEALVAAGQVSVKVRP